CACGTTATCAACTATTCGCTCCCCGACGAGCTTGAGAACTATACCCACAGAAGCGGTCGTACTGCCCGTGCAGGGAAGTCTGGTGTTTCCATTTCCTTAATTAACAGCAAAGAACTGGGTAAGATCAGGCAGATAGAACGTGCTATAGGTAAGAAGTTTACCAAAGTGGAGGTTCCTGGAGGCTTTGATGTATGCGAAAAGCAGTTGTTTGCTTTGGTACACCGGGTTCACCAGGTGGAAGTTAACGAGAGCCAGATGGAGTCGTACATCCCCCGCATTATGGACGAATTCAAGGAGATGGATAAGGAGGAAATAATTAAGCGCTTTGCTTCGCTTGAATTTAACCGTTTCCTTGATTATTATAAAAATGCTCCCGATCTGAATGCGCCGGTTGGTGATGAACGTGGTGAGCGGACAGAACGCTTTAGCCGTACATCTTCGAGAGGCGACTATACCCGTTTGTTCATTAATCTTGGTTCAGTTGACGAATTTACCCGCGGCGATATGCTTGGGTTTATTTGCAACAACGCTAAGATCAACGGAAAATCTATTGGAAAGATCGATCTTAAAGGCGTATATACCTTCTTTGAGGTGGAAAATTCTGTAGCTGAGCAGGTTCAGGATAATTTTAAATCAGTGGATTTTAATGGTCGTAAGGTTAGAATAGAGTTGGCTGGAGAGCGTGATGGCGGAAGTCGTGAGAGATTTAGCGGAAGTGGCAGGCGTGAAGGCGGAAGCCGGGAACGCAGCAGCGGAGGCTATCGTGATTATTCAGGTGCCAGACGTGACGACCGTCGCGGAGGTGGCTCCGGCAGCAGGCCGGGCGGCGACCGCGAAAGGCGTAAACGCTGGTAAGAAAAAGCTTTCAGCTGTCAGAGAGCAGCATTCAGCTTTGTCATAGCATAAAAAAAACGGGTTATCAGATTGATGCCCGTTTTTTTATGACTCTTTATTACCCATATACATTAATCATTGTCCATGTATACCCGTCTTCCCATTTCATCTTCGTAGAACTGCCTGTCGTACATATCCAGAAATACAGGCTCTCCATTTGGGCCTTTAACATGGAAAAGGCGGTCCTTGATCTGATTGCCGTAATCCCTTAAACGATTTCCGACATCTTTAGCAGAATTCATTAATCCATCCGCCAATCTGGTGCCATCTTTTCTTTTATACATAAGAGCTACTATTGTAGCAGCTGCGGCTCCGGCAGTAACGCCCCAAACTATCATTTTCTTCATAGTGTTCTTTTTTAGAAGAACAACGTAAATGACAGGATGTTTTGAAGCGCTTAGGAAAGCTGATCGGCCAGTAATTTCATTTCAATTTGTGGCGAATGCTTTTCGTAAAGAATTGCGTAAACAGCCCTGCATATGGGCATATTTACTTTATAGGTTTTGTTTATCTGATGAAGAGAGTTTGATGCATAATAGCCTTCGGCGATCATGTTCATTTCAAGCTGTGCCGACTTAACCGTGTAGCCTTTACCGATCATATTGCCGAACATCCTGTTTCTGCTGAATTGAGAATAGGCCGTAACAAGCAGGTCTCCCAGATAAGCAGATTCCTTAATGTCGCGATCTATTGGATGTACAGCATCTACAAAGCGGAGGATTTCCCTTATTGCGTTGGATATTAATACTGATTGAAAATTATCTCCATAGCCCACCCCGTTACAGATTCCGCTGGCTACAGCATAAATATTCTTAAGCACAGCGGCGTACTCGGTGCCATATATGTCGTCAGACACGTTTGTTTTAATATAGCGGGTATTTATTAGTCCGGCAAATCGGGCAGCCAGCTGCGGGTCGGCAGAGGCAATTGTCAGGTATGACAGTTTCTCCAGTGCGACTTCTTCAGCATGGCACGGACCACTTAATACAACAATATCACTCAGCGGAATATTATACATTTTATGCATAAACTCGCCGATGATCATGTTGTCTTCTGGAACGAAGCCTTTGATTGCAGAGATGATTTTTTTCCCTTTAAAACTTTCGGCGCTCACTCCTGCAAGTACTTCTTTTAAAAAGGCTGCCGGTACATTCAATAATACCATGTTTGCCTCTGCCAACACAGCATTCAAGTCGCTGCTTATATGCTGCGCCGGAACTTTGATCTCAACAGAGCTGAGGTAGTTTGGATTATGGCGGTATCGCCGGAGGTGCTCAATAGAATCGGTGTTTCGCATCCACCAGAAGATTTCTTTATGCTCCCGGTTGTCAGACAGCATTTTAATGTTTGCCGTAGCCCAGCTGCCTCCTCCAATAACTGCTATTCGTGTGTCCTGATCCATAAATAAAAAAGTCCCGATAGATTTGCCGGGACAAGTTTAAGGAATACTTATGAAATATCAGCTATGAGATATGAGTATCGAGATATGAGATTTTAGATATGAGACTTGAAGCATTAAGAGCCTTGCACTCATATCTCAAATCTCAATACTCACATCTATCTATCACTTTTTATCTCCTTCAAAAAGCTTTTCTTTGCTTACTTTCTCAACTAGGGAACCGTCTTTAAGCGTCTTTGAAATAGCGGTGAACGGCCCGGAAACTATCTCCTCGCCGCCCTTAAGGCCTGACAGAACCTGAATGTAAACGTCGTTTTGAATGCCGGTAGTTACAAAAACCTGTTTTACCGTGCCATCTTTCTGGTAGATGAATACGCATTCTTTTACCACAGGCTTTTCAGTCGTCTTCTTTTCCTCAGAGGGGCCTTTATCGGTTTTTGGTTCGTCTTTTATTTCATCCCGTGTGGTAACCGACTGAATCGGTACCGCAAGGCCAGTCGTCTTCTCCGTTTGAATATCTACGGTGGCAGACAGGCCTGGACGGAAAGGGGATTCATTTTTAGCGCCTGCTTTCAGAAGTGCAGTATATGACTCGGGCAGGATCCTTACCTTCACACTGAAATTGGTTACCTGATCGGCACTTGTCCCCACAACATTCGCAGAGCTTGCTATTTCAGTAACTGTTCCCTGGAACTTCTTTCCCTGGAAGGCATCGACCTCAATTTCTGCCAGGTCACCAAGCGATACTCTGTTAATGTCATTTTCATTTACATCCACATTTACTTCCATGGTATTGAGGTTGGAAATACGCATGATTTCGGTACCAGCCATTTGTGCTGTTCCAACCACTCGCTCACCGAGCTCGACCGACAGTTTTGAAACTACGCCATCAACAGGAGAATATATTGTAGTGCGGGCAAGGTTATCAGATGCTTCTTTCACAACCGCTTGAGATTGTTCTACACCATATCTTGCGCCGATGATATTTTGCCGCAAAGATTCGAGATTAGCCTTGGCGCTTAGGTACTGCGCCTGCGCAGCATCATATTCAGAGGCCGACAAAACCTTCTTTTTGAAGAGTTCGGCGCTTCTTTTATAACTTGCTTCTGTGTTTTTGAAATTGGCTTCCGCTTGTTTTAATTGCTGCTGAGAAGAAGCAAGAGTAGCTCTTTGGGTATTCAGGGAAGCAACAGCACGGTTATAACCTGACTGAAGTATGTCGGGGCGTACCTTACATAACAACTGCCCTTTTTTTACTACGTCTCCTTCCTTTACGTTGAGTACTACGATCTCTCCTGAGACTTCGGAGCTCAGCTTTACTTCGACTTCGGGCTGTACTTTTCCGCTGGCAGATACTGTTTCCGTTATCGCTCTTTTTTGCACTTTTTCGGTAGCAACCTGAATTTTATTGCCTTTGCCAAACCATCCTAATTTACTGCCGGCAATAGCGATAACAAGCAATATAACTGCTCCGATAATCACATATTTAAGGGTGTTTTTTTTCTTTGCCATTTTGAGTGGGTATTCTTTTTAAAAGGTTAAAGGATTGCCAAGATAAAAATCAATGATCTTATTTCTGAATATGAGATTGTAGCGGGCCTGTATCAGGTTGAATTCTTTCTGATTCAGATCTGTTTGTGCCTGGTTAAAGTCGAGTGAGTTTACCAGCCCTACGCCATATCGTTGCTGGATTGCATTAAACGCATCTTTGGACGATTGATAAGCGCTGTTTGCGGAGTTGTAACTACTCTCTGCCGCACGCAGATCGGTTACGGCCTGGTATATAATCTTATTGAAGTTATTACGTGCCAGTTGCTCAGATACTTGTGCGTTCTGATAGCTGATCTTCGCACGACGCAAACCGATTCTTGACGATAGCCCATTAAAAATAGGGATGCTTAAAGTAAAGCCGACACTCTGATATAGGTTCTCATTTAACTGATCTGTGAACTTTGTTTTTTCTATAACGCTGATATATCCAGGAGTTAATACCTTTTGTCCCGTACCATTCACAAAGCCTATGGTGTCATTTCTTCCAGTTAAAACTCTGTCAGTTACTTTAGTCCTGTTGCTCGAGTATCCCGATCCTATATTTCCCTGGAATGTTAGTCTTGGATATAAAGCAGATCTTGCGACATCTACAGCTTTTTGGGAGGCCAAAGTGCGATACTTGGCGAGAACGATGTCTGGGTAATTTTCCACAGCATCTGCATAAATGTCGGAAGCAGTAGTTTTATTAATCTGTCCAAGTTGGTTGACAACTGGCTTTACCACTTCGAAACGGTTTCCTGGATCCCGTTCCATTAGCTGAGCAAGGTTTAAATAAGATATATCCAGCTGATTTTGGGCGTTTGTTACGTTAAGTTCAGCAGTAGCCGCCTGAGCTTTGGCTTGTGAAAGATCAGCGAGCGTTTTACTACCTACATCAAACTGCTTTTGCTCACGGTCAAGTTGTAGCCGCGCCAATTCAAGTTGTTGTTGTGCGGCGGTCAGCAGATCCTGATTGTTGAGTATCTGAAGGTATGTAGTAACTACGGTAAGTGCAAGATCGTTCTGAATCTTTTTTGTATTGCTTTTATCCGCTTCAAGCTGGTACTTATATTGAGAAACCTGATGCCATAACCTGAAGCCTTGAAATATTGGGAGCCCGGCTGTTATACTTCCGTTCGCAGAGGTAGTCTGCTCGTTGACGTATTCGTATGTAAGTGGATCAACATTCTGCCCGAAATTGAAATTCAAATTACTTCCTGCATTTAGTGTAGGGTAAAAGAAAAGCTTCGATTCTTTCAAATTCTCTCCCGACAGCGCTTCATTTAACTTCGACTGCTTTATCTGAAGGTTGTTCTGCAGTGTTAAGTCTACGGCCTGCTGAAGCGTTATTTTTTCCTGTGAGTTTGCTGTGAAGCCTGAAAATACCAGCAGGAAAACTGCCGCTAAAATCATTGACTCGGTCCTTAAGCTCTGTTTAAAGATCATTCTCCTAAAGTAATTATTTGTACTATTGTATGCAGTATTTAATTCCAATTTTATGTATCTCATTAAAACCCCTTTCTGGCTAAGATGTATTTATCCGACCCTTACCTGGAGGAAATTAAATGATACAAAAACCATCTATATAACGTTTGACGACGGTCCGATACCGAATGTTACACCGTTTGTACTTAAAACTTTAAAGGAGTATAATGCCAAAGCCACGTTTTTCTGCATTGGCGATAACGTGAGGAAACATCCCGACATATTCAGGCAGGTTGCAGATGCCGGGCATTCTATCGGGAACCATACTTTTAATCATCTTAGAGGCTGGGATACTGAAGATCAGGCCTACCTCGATAATTTTATTAAATGTAATGAACTGACTCAAACAAAGCTCTTCAGGCCTCCTCACGGAAGAATTAAGTTTTCGCAGATAGCACGGCTCAGATCGGTATTTCCCGACCTCCAGATTATCATGTGGGACGTTTTAAGCGGTGATTTCGACCGCGGCCTCAGTCCGGAGAAGTGCCTGAAAAACGTTCTGTCGACTGTGAAGCCCGGTTCTATAATCGTTTTTCACGATAGCCTTAAAGCATTCGACAGGCTTGAGTATACACTGCCCCGCGCTTTAAAGGCCTGGCAGGAAGAGGGGTACCGCTTTGGCCAGCTATGATGGAACACCATTAAGTATTATTGTTTAGACTTTTTCTAAATAAAAATTGATGAAAGTGATTACCGTCACTTTTTAGCATTTTTTGTAATTTCGCAAGAACTATAACTCTCATGCAGAGTTGACTTATAACTAACATGAATAAAAATCAGAAGTAATGGCATTTGATATAGAAATGATACAAAAGGTTTACAACAACCTTGCCGGTCGGATAGACGCTGCAAAGAGAGTTGTTGGAAAACCGTTAACACTCACTGAAAAGATCCTGTATTCGCACTTATGGAATGGAGATGCTGATGAATCCTACAAGCGTGGCACTTCGTATGTTGATTTCGCTCCGGATCGTGTTGCCATGCAGGACGCTACCGCTCAAATGGCCCTTCTTCAGTTCATGCAGGCGGGGAGGCCGCAGGTCGCCGTACCTTCTACAGTGCATTGTGATCACCTCATACAAGCTAAAATAGGCGCCACCGAGGATTTGGAAACCGCAAACACCACGAATAAAGAGGTGTACGACTTCCTTTCTTCAGTTTGTAATAAATATGGTCTGGGATTCTGGAAACCAGGAGCCGGTATCATCCACCAGGTAGTGCTTGAGAATTATGCATTTCCGGGAGGAATGATGATTGGAACTGACTCGCATACTCCTAATGCAGGTGGTTTGGGGATGATTGCCATAGGGGTCGGCGGTGCCGATGCCTGCGATGTAATGGCCGGTTTTGCATGGGAACTGAAGTTTCCGAAGCTTATCGGTGTAAAGCTCACAGGTAAAATGTCGGGGTGGACTGCCCCTAAAGATGTGATTCTGAAGGTGGCAGGTGTACTGACAGTAAAAGGTGGTACCGGATGTATTGTTGAATATTTTGGGGAAGGCACCCGTTCGATGTCGGCTACTGGTAAGGCTACCATTTGTAACATGGGGGCTGAGATAGGCGCTACTACATCTATCTTTGGGTATGATGAAAAGGCTGAAGCTTATCTGCGTGGTACCGGCCGGGCTGATATTGCCGACCTGGCAAATGAAGTTCGCGAACATCTTACAGGAGACGATGAAGTATATGCTAATCCTGAACAATATTTTGATCAGGTAATTGAAATAAATCTTTCGGAGCTGGAACCGCATGTTAACGGTCCTTTTACTCCCGATCTGGCATGGCCTATATCTAAATTCGCAGAAGCAGTAAGAGAGCATAACTGGCCCGCGAAACTGGAAGTCGGATTAATCGGATCATGTACGAATTCTTCTTACGAGGATATCACCAGAGCGGCCTCTATCGCTCAGCAGGCTGTAGATAAGCATCTTGTAGCAAAGTCAGAATATACTGTAACGCCAGGATCTGAACTGGTACGTTATACTGTAGAGCGCGACGGTTATCTTGATACATTTGATAAGATAGGCGGTGTAGTGCTTGCCAATGCATGTGGCCCATGTATCGGGCAGTGGGCACGTCATACCGACGACCCTACCCGCAAGAATTCTATCATTACATCCTTCAACCGCAACTTTGCAAAACGTAATGATGGTAATCCAAATACTCATGCCTTTGTTGCGTCTCCCGAAATCGTTACGGCCCTGGCTATTGCCGGCGACCTTACCTTCAATCCGCTTACCGATACATTAATCAATGAGAGGGGCGAGCAGGTGAAGCTGGATGAACCAACAGGATTAGAGATGCCTGAAAAAGGATATGCTGTAGAGGATGCAGGATATCAGTCGCCTGCCGAAGATGGAAGCGGTGTTCAGGTTTTGGTAGATGAAAAATCGAGCCGCTTACAGCTTCTTGATCCATTCCCTGCGTGGGAAGGAACAGACCTTCACGGACTTCGTCTTTTAATAAAGGCAAAGGGTAAATGTACTACCGACCATATTTCTATGGCAGGGCCGTGGCTGAAGTTCCGCGGGCACCTGGATAATATTTCAAACAACATGCTGATTGGGGCTATTAATTATTTTAATGACAGCACCGATCACGTTAAGAATCAGCTCACAGGCGAATACGGACCTGTACCTGCTACGCAGCGCGCTTATAAAGCTGCCGGGATAGGTACTGTGGTTGTCGGCGATGAGAACTATGGTGAAGGCTCGTCCCGCGAACATGCAGCCATGGAGCCTCGTCATCTCGGAGTAAGAGTCATACTGGTGAAGTCATTTGCCCGTATTCACGAAACAAACCTGAAAAAGCAGGGTATGCTGGGTATAACATTTGCAGATCCTAACGATTATAACAAGGTTCAGGAGGATGATTCTATTGACATCGTGGGTCTTACCTCGTTCGCTCCCGGCAAGCAGTTAACAGTTGTGCTGAACCATAAGGATGGTAGCGTCGACTCGTTCCCTGTGAACCATACTTATAACGAACAGCAGATCGAGTGGTTCAAAGCAGGCGCTGCCCTCAATCTTATCAGGATGAAACAGCAAGCTTGATAGTACCATTTTAATAATAAAAAAGGCCGGAGTCAATTGATCCCGGCCTTTTTTATTAATTGACACTTAAACTATTAGTGTGTAACGCCTAATTCTTCGGCCATAGCGGCACCAATTTCGGCAGGCGATTCAACTACCCTGATACCGCACTCTCTCATTATACGCATTTTCGCGGCTGCGGTATCATCAGCGCCGCCTACAATAGCACCAGCATGTCCCATGCGGCGACCTGCAGGAGCAGTTTGTCCGGCGATAAAGCCTACCACCGGTTTCGTTCCGTTCTCTTTGATCCACAGTGCAGCTTCTGCTTCCATTCCACCGCCGATTTCGCCGATCATTACAATTCCTTCTGTCTCGGGGTCGTTCATCAGCAATTTAACTGCTTCTACGGTTGGTGTACCAATAATAGGGTCGCCACCAATTCCAATAGCTGTAGTGATGCCTAGTCCCGCTTTTACCACCTGGTCAACAGCTTCATAAGTCAGGGTTCCTGATTTGGAAACAATACCTACAGTTCCCTTTTTGAAGATAAAGCCAGGCATGATACCTATTTTTGCTTCATCTGCTGTAATAATACCAGGGCAGTTAGGGCCGATAAGCCTGCAATCCTTGTCTTTAATGTACTCCTTAACCATGATCATATCTTTGGTAGGAATGCCCTCGGTAATGCAGACGATTACCTTAATACCAGCTTCCGCAGCTTCCATAATGGCGTCTCCGGCGAAGGCAGGAGGAACGAAGATGATGGAAACGTCGGCGCCTGTTTTGTCTACCGCTTCTTTCACAGTATTAAATACAGGTTTTTCAAGATGGGTTTGGCCTCCTTTTCCGGGAGTGACTCCTCCAACAACGTCGGTCCCATACTCAATCATTTGAGTAGCATGATAGGTCCCTTCATTCCCGGTAAAGCCCTGAACAATAACTTTTGAATTTTTATTTACTAATACACTCATTGAACGGAATTTAAGATGTACAAAACTATAAGAATAGGCCTAAACCACAAACCTTTTTATCACCCGAAGGTCGTTTTTTCTATGCCTGATGAATTAAATTGCAGGTCGAACAGACGCTTGTAGTAACCATTATGCTGCAGCAATTGTTGGTGCGATCCCATCTCCTTTATTTCGCCCTGGTCGAGTACAATAATCTTATCTGCGTTTTGAATGGTAGAGAGCCTGTGTGCGATGACGATAGACGTCCTGCCTTTCATCAGCTTTTGGAGTGTTTGCTGGATAAGCAGCTCTGTTTCTGTATCAACAGAAGAGGTTGCTTCATCCAGTACCAGGATCTTTGGATTATATACCAGCGCTCTTATAAATGAGATGAGCTGAGCCTGACCCGCTGACAAGGTAGCGCCCCGTTCCATTACATTATAATCAAAGCCCTCCGGCAAACGGTTTATAAAATCGGCAGCCCCCGCTTCAGTAGCAGCCTTTATCAGCTGATCTCTTGAAATAGCCGGATTGTTCAGCGTAATATTGTTGGCAATAGAATCCGAAAACAGGAAGACATCCTGTATGACGGTTGCAATCTGTGAACGCAGATAGCCCAGCTCATAGTCCCGGATATCGAGTCCGTCTATTTTCACACTTCCCTTTCCGATCTCATAAAACCTGTTCAGTATATTGATGACAGACGATTTACCCGCACCTGTAGCACCAACGAGCGCAAGCGTCTGTCCGGGTTCTACCGTGAAACTTATGTCTTTTAAGACCCAGTTGTTTTCATTGTAAGCAAACCAAACGTTTTCAAAAGAAATGGCGCCGTCCAGTTTGCCGGTTGCGAAGCTGCCTGAGTTTTCTTCTTCGTCATGTGTGTCAAGAATGGTAAAGACCCGGTCGGCACCCACCATTCCCATCTGTAGCGTGTTGAACTTGTCGGCAAGTTCGCGGATCGGCCTGAACATCATGTTAATGTACATAATAAAGGCGATAATTACCCCGGGCGAAGTATCGTGGTCTATGATCGATTTCGAACCATACCACACAAGCAGGCCCAGTGAGAGTGCTGAAATGATTTCGACTACGGGAAAGAAGATAGAGTAATACCAGTTAGACCTGATATTAGCATCACGGTGCTTGGCGTTGATCTGCTTAAATTTATGCATCTCCTGATTTTCCCGTGCAAAATACTGGGTGATGTTCATTCCGGTAATATGCTCCTGGAGGAAGGTATTGAGATGGCCCACCTGTGATCTTACTTCCTGAAAAGCCGATTTGATGGCCTCCTTGAATACATAGCTGGCGAACACCAGCAAGGGCATTGGTAGTAAGACAATTAAAGTCAGTTGCCAGTCGATATACAGCATGACTGCCAGAAGGGTAATCAGCTGTAATATGTCCCCTGCTATTACAATCAGCCCTTCAGAAAATATGTCGGCAATAGTCTCGAGGTCAGATACTGTGCGTGTGATTAATTGCCCGATTGGTGTTTTGTCGAAGAACCGGAGCTTTAAAGTGCTTATGTGATTAAAAACATTGATCCGAAGGTCCCTGATGGTTGATTGACCGAGCTTGTTGGTAAGGAACGTGTGATAATATTGAATAACAGCCTGGAGAACGAGCAGGAAAAGCATTAACAAGGTCATGCTTGTAAGTCCCGGTTTGTCGTCCGTTAGGATATATTTGTCGAGGGTGAACTGGATCAGCAGGGGCCGGAGGGGAGATACTATTGCGAGCGCTATAGTGAGGGTTATCGACCATGCAAAAATCCTTTTGTATGGTTTAATATAAGTAAAGAT
The window above is part of the Arcticibacter tournemirensis genome. Proteins encoded here:
- a CDS encoding NAD(P)H-dependent glycerol-3-phosphate dehydrogenase, giving the protein MDQDTRIAVIGGGSWATANIKMLSDNREHKEIFWWMRNTDSIEHLRRYRHNPNYLSSVEIKVPAQHISSDLNAVLAEANMVLLNVPAAFLKEVLAGVSAESFKGKKIISAIKGFVPEDNMIIGEFMHKMYNIPLSDIVVLSGPCHAEEVALEKLSYLTIASADPQLAARFAGLINTRYIKTNVSDDIYGTEYAAVLKNIYAVASGICNGVGYGDNFQSVLISNAIREILRFVDAVHPIDRDIKESAYLGDLLVTAYSQFSRNRMFGNMIGKGYTVKSAQLEMNMIAEGYYASNSLHQINKTYKVNMPICRAVYAILYEKHSPQIEMKLLADQLS
- a CDS encoding efflux RND transporter periplasmic adaptor subunit, with protein sequence MAKKKNTLKYVIIGAVILLVIAIAGSKLGWFGKGNKIQVATEKVQKRAITETVSASGKVQPEVEVKLSSEVSGEIVVLNVKEGDVVKKGQLLCKVRPDILQSGYNRAVASLNTQRATLASSQQQLKQAEANFKNTEASYKRSAELFKKKVLSASEYDAAQAQYLSAKANLESLRQNIIGARYGVEQSQAVVKEASDNLARTTIYSPVDGVVSKLSVELGERVVGTAQMAGTEIMRISNLNTMEVNVDVNENDINRVSLGDLAEIEVDAFQGKKFQGTVTEIASSANVVGTSADQVTNFSVKVRILPESYTALLKAGAKNESPFRPGLSATVDIQTEKTTGLAVPIQSVTTRDEIKDEPKTDKGPSEEKKTTEKPVVKECVFIYQKDGTVKQVFVTTGIQNDVYIQVLSGLKGGEEIVSGPFTAISKTLKDGSLVEKVSKEKLFEGDKK
- a CDS encoding TolC family protein, translating into MILAAVFLLVFSGFTANSQEKITLQQAVDLTLQNNLQIKQSKLNEALSGENLKESKLFFYPTLNAGSNLNFNFGQNVDPLTYEYVNEQTTSANGSITAGLPIFQGFRLWHQVSQYKYQLEADKSNTKKIQNDLALTVVTTYLQILNNQDLLTAAQQQLELARLQLDREQKQFDVGSKTLADLSQAKAQAATAELNVTNAQNQLDISYLNLAQLMERDPGNRFEVVKPVVNQLGQINKTTASDIYADAVENYPDIVLAKYRTLASQKAVDVARSALYPRLTFQGNIGSGYSSNRTKVTDRVLTGRNDTIGFVNGTGQKVLTPGYISVIEKTKFTDQLNENLYQSVGFTLSIPIFNGLSSRIGLRRAKISYQNAQVSEQLARNNFNKIIYQAVTDLRAAESSYNSANSAYQSSKDAFNAIQQRYGVGLVNSLDFNQAQTDLNQKEFNLIQARYNLIFRNKIIDFYLGNPLTF
- a CDS encoding polysaccharide deacetylase family protein; the encoded protein is MYLIKTPFWLRCIYPTLTWRKLNDTKTIYITFDDGPIPNVTPFVLKTLKEYNAKATFFCIGDNVRKHPDIFRQVADAGHSIGNHTFNHLRGWDTEDQAYLDNFIKCNELTQTKLFRPPHGRIKFSQIARLRSVFPDLQIIMWDVLSGDFDRGLSPEKCLKNVLSTVKPGSIIVFHDSLKAFDRLEYTLPRALKAWQEEGYRFGQL
- a CDS encoding aconitate hydratase → MAFDIEMIQKVYNNLAGRIDAAKRVVGKPLTLTEKILYSHLWNGDADESYKRGTSYVDFAPDRVAMQDATAQMALLQFMQAGRPQVAVPSTVHCDHLIQAKIGATEDLETANTTNKEVYDFLSSVCNKYGLGFWKPGAGIIHQVVLENYAFPGGMMIGTDSHTPNAGGLGMIAIGVGGADACDVMAGFAWELKFPKLIGVKLTGKMSGWTAPKDVILKVAGVLTVKGGTGCIVEYFGEGTRSMSATGKATICNMGAEIGATTSIFGYDEKAEAYLRGTGRADIADLANEVREHLTGDDEVYANPEQYFDQVIEINLSELEPHVNGPFTPDLAWPISKFAEAVREHNWPAKLEVGLIGSCTNSSYEDITRAASIAQQAVDKHLVAKSEYTVTPGSELVRYTVERDGYLDTFDKIGGVVLANACGPCIGQWARHTDDPTRKNSIITSFNRNFAKRNDGNPNTHAFVASPEIVTALAIAGDLTFNPLTDTLINERGEQVKLDEPTGLEMPEKGYAVEDAGYQSPAEDGSGVQVLVDEKSSRLQLLDPFPAWEGTDLHGLRLLIKAKGKCTTDHISMAGPWLKFRGHLDNISNNMLIGAINYFNDSTDHVKNQLTGEYGPVPATQRAYKAAGIGTVVVGDENYGEGSSREHAAMEPRHLGVRVILVKSFARIHETNLKKQGMLGITFADPNDYNKVQEDDSIDIVGLTSFAPGKQLTVVLNHKDGSVDSFPVNHTYNEQQIEWFKAGAALNLIRMKQQA
- the sucD gene encoding succinate--CoA ligase subunit alpha, yielding MSVLVNKNSKVIVQGFTGNEGTYHATQMIEYGTDVVGGVTPGKGGQTHLEKPVFNTVKEAVDKTGADVSIIFVPPAFAGDAIMEAAEAGIKVIVCITEGIPTKDMIMVKEYIKDKDCRLIGPNCPGIITADEAKIGIMPGFIFKKGTVGIVSKSGTLTYEAVDQVVKAGLGITTAIGIGGDPIIGTPTVEAVKLLMNDPETEGIVMIGEIGGGMEAEAALWIKENGTKPVVGFIAGQTAPAGRRMGHAGAIVGGADDTAAAKMRIMRECGIRVVESPAEIGAAMAEELGVTH
- a CDS encoding ABC transporter ATP-binding protein; protein product: MAKVAGKAYDINLLKRIFTYIKPYKRIFAWSITLTIALAIVSPLRPLLIQFTLDKYILTDDKPGLTSMTLLMLFLLVLQAVIQYYHTFLTNKLGQSTIRDLRINVFNHISTLKLRFFDKTPIGQLITRTVSDLETIADIFSEGLIVIAGDILQLITLLAVMLYIDWQLTLIVLLPMPLLVFASYVFKEAIKSAFQEVRSQVGHLNTFLQEHITGMNITQYFARENQEMHKFKQINAKHRDANIRSNWYYSIFFPVVEIISALSLGLLVWYGSKSIIDHDTSPGVIIAFIMYINMMFRPIRELADKFNTLQMGMVGADRVFTILDTHDEEENSGSFATGKLDGAISFENVWFAYNENNWVLKDISFTVEPGQTLALVGATGAGKSSVINILNRFYEIGKGSVKIDGLDIRDYELGYLRSQIATVIQDVFLFSDSIANNITLNNPAISRDQLIKAATEAGAADFINRLPEGFDYNVMERGATLSAGQAQLISFIRALVYNPKILVLDEATSSVDTETELLIQQTLQKLMKGRTSIVIAHRLSTIQNADKIIVLDQGEIKEMGSHQQLLQHNGYYKRLFDLQFNSSGIEKTTFG